From a single Alphaproteobacteria bacterium genomic region:
- the dapE gene encoding succinyl-diaminopimelate desuccinylase: MSIDPIILTQQLIQRKSVTPADDGCLDLISSYLEPMGFVCHRLPFGDTDNLYALLGTDEPHLCFLGHTDVVPTGPLDRWTFDPFSGAIKDGHIYGRGAVDMKGGIAAFVAAISRVIQDADFSGSISILLTSDEEGPATNGTTRVVDWLKEKQEIITACIVGEPTSVTALGDTAKIGRRGSLNTIVTVSGKQGHVAYPHLAANPIPALIRYLHQLLSVPLDHGTDAFSPTNLEITSVDVGNPTTNMIPGSASARFNIRFNPLHTGESLKAHLNDVLDGIKADDKNALNWQLETRVSGEAFLCDHPPLHQLVKDAVGAVTGLTPDLNTTGGTSDARFMREICPCIEIGLKNATAHHVDERVAIEDLEQLTRVYEEILRNFGAVLRRYTIFKND; this comes from the coding sequence ATGTCAATTGATCCCATTATCTTAACGCAACAACTGATTCAACGGAAAAGCGTGACACCGGCGGATGATGGGTGTCTGGATTTAATCAGTTCTTACCTAGAGCCAATGGGATTCGTTTGTCATCGGCTTCCCTTCGGTGATACGGATAATCTTTATGCGCTCCTTGGGACCGACGAACCTCATCTTTGTTTTTTGGGTCATACGGACGTTGTCCCGACCGGACCATTGGATCGTTGGACGTTTGATCCATTTAGTGGCGCCATAAAAGACGGTCATATTTATGGGCGCGGGGCCGTAGATATGAAGGGGGGGATCGCTGCATTTGTTGCCGCGATATCCAGGGTAATACAGGATGCAGATTTTTCTGGATCCATCAGCATCCTTTTAACCAGCGACGAAGAAGGGCCTGCTACTAATGGAACAACGCGTGTTGTTGATTGGCTTAAGGAAAAACAAGAAATCATCACAGCCTGTATCGTTGGGGAACCAACAAGCGTTACGGCATTGGGGGATACCGCAAAAATTGGTCGTCGTGGTAGCCTGAACACCATCGTGACTGTTTCGGGGAAGCAGGGGCATGTTGCTTATCCACATTTGGCGGCTAATCCCATCCCCGCATTAATTCGTTATCTCCATCAATTGTTGTCTGTGCCTCTGGATCATGGCACGGATGCATTTAGTCCAACGAATTTGGAGATCACCAGTGTTGATGTTGGGAATCCGACAACAAACATGATTCCAGGGTCCGCCAGCGCGCGATTTAATATCCGGTTCAATCCATTGCATACAGGTGAATCGTTAAAGGCGCATCTAAATGATGTTTTGGATGGGATCAAGGCGGATGATAAAAATGCCCTGAATTGGCAGTTGGAAACCCGGGTAAGCGGAGAGGCCTTTTTGTGTGACCACCCGCCCCTTCATCAGTTGGTTAAGGATGCGGTTGGGGCCGTTACAGGGCTGACGCCGGATCTTAACACCACGGGCGGGACATCCGATGCGCGTTTTATGCGAGAGATATGTCCCTGTATAGAGATTGGATTAAAAAATGCCACAGCCCACCATGTTGATGAACGGGTCGCCATTGAAGATTTAGAGCAATTGACAAGGGTATATGAAGAAATTTTAAGGAATTTTGGGGCTGTTTTGCGCCGTTATACCATCTTCAAAAATGATTAG